From Cyanobacterium sp. T60_A2020_053, one genomic window encodes:
- a CDS encoding SRPBCC family protein encodes MIFNFSFKLLADGEKLLCQCSLYKTYRVMTNVPVDVVWHRLINLADMSWHPLFEKTKLPKGLIPKPGLIFRVVTRLTPIPIRVFVENVRPREFLSIRLLAIPGIEQRITYHMESTLRGSYIVYSITLKGWLSPLIWWLIKPYSMEVASELANAAAKSLP; translated from the coding sequence ATGATCTTTAATTTTTCTTTCAAATTACTAGCTGACGGAGAAAAACTCTTATGTCAATGTTCTTTATATAAAACTTATCGAGTCATGACTAATGTGCCAGTGGATGTGGTTTGGCATCGTCTAATTAATCTGGCTGATATGTCTTGGCATCCTTTATTTGAAAAAACGAAGTTACCAAAGGGTTTAATCCCTAAACCTGGTTTAATTTTTCGGGTAGTTACTCGTTTAACACCAATTCCAATTCGGGTTTTTGTGGAAAATGTACGCCCTCGTGAATTTCTGAGTATTCGTTTATTGGCAATTCCGGGTATTGAGCAAAGAATTACTTATCACATGGAGTCCACCTTGCGTGGTAGTTATATTGTTTATTCTATCACTCTCAAGGGGTGGCTATCTCCATTAATTTGGTGGTTAATCAAGCCTTATTCGATGGAAGTTGCTTCGGAGTTGGCGAATGCGGCGGCGAAGTCTTTACCATAA